A stretch of Arachis hypogaea cultivar Tifrunner chromosome 15, arahy.Tifrunner.gnm2.J5K5, whole genome shotgun sequence DNA encodes these proteins:
- the LOC112747778 gene encoding uncharacterized protein, translating to MYPIPVFGGFVQFQMKYVTDEASMQKMFSMYIESRSQISFIEVYVEFEPSEADRNIEREDYNSDSEEEFESNYEVVGPDGDEDQGDNTMAPNVADVSMHSKTNIRLRSRLSCEFWTWKPYMLRNFRRSFEAGEAIKPLVEVDPSIKVKSVIAEVQSKFNYTVSYRKAWLAKQKSVEKIFGSWEASYEALPICFEAMCHKEPSEIVHFETMPAYQGDDLVTDIRVLHRVFWSYYPCIRAFRHCKSVVQVDETHLYGKYKGCLLVAVSHDGNNNIVPIVFAIVEGETTDAWHFFLSNLRQHVVTRDGVELISDRHESINAVVARSNGVWSPPRAFHMFCIRHIESNFLRKFKAPYLQKLVVNIGNLVGEAYTTWLNRIPREQYTLAFDGGYQWGHMTTNLVECINSVLKGARNLPITALVKAIFYRLNKLFTRKRAEAEARITTGHVFSELVTSKLHANQLASGKIQVNCFDRQNEVFEVREMPCGVEYAVDLRRQRCDCGEFHVDQISCRHVFACCANQRLDWHVYVHEVYKMDQVRQVYRSRFRPLGNPTTWHAYNGPRFVPNPYLRRVTKGRLRMTRFLNEMDTRMLCCPRICRQCGVEGHSRNRCRQAGGASAGNNAQ from the exons ATGTATCCCATACCTGTATTTGGTGGATTCGTTCAATTTCAGATGAAATATGTAACAGATGAAGCGAGCATGCAAaagatgttttcaatgtacatTGAAAGTCGCAGTCAGATATCGTTCATTGAGGTGTATGTTGAATTCGAACCGTCTGAAGCCGATCGAAATATTGAACGGGAAGATTACAACAGTGATAGTGAGGAAGAGTTTGAAAGCAATTACGAAGTTGTTGGTCCTGATGGAGACGAAGACCAAGGTGACAACACTATGGCACCAAATGTAGCTGACGTGTCAATGCACTCGAAAACGAACATCCGTTTGAGGAGCCGTCTTTCATGCGAGTTTTGGACTTGGAAGCCATACATGCTCCGGAATTTCCGGA GATCATTCGAAGCTGGAGAAGCAATAAAGCCGTTGGTTGAGGTTGATCCCTCGATAAAGGTGAAATCAGTTATTGCGGAAGTGCAGTCGAAGTTCAATTACACCGTCAGCTATcggaaagcatggttggctaagcaaaagtCAGTGGAAAAAATATTTGGAAGTTGGGAAGCATCGTACGAAGCTTTGCCTATATgttttgaggccatgtgtcataaggagccatCAGAAATTGTCCACtttgagactatgcctgcatatcaaggcGATGACTTGGTTACGGATATCCGGGTGTTGCATcgagtcttctggagttattacccctgTATTAGAGCATTCAGACATTGTAAATCAGTTGTCCAAGTAGATGAGACTCACTTGTATGGAAAGTACAAGGGTTGTCTGTTGGTTGCAGTTTCACATGATGGAAACAACAATATCGTCCCAATTGTATTTGCTATTGTGGAAGGAGAGACTACTGATGCGTGGCACTTTTTCCTGAGTAACCTGCGACAGCATGTAGTGACTCGGGATGGTGTGGAACTGATCTCTGACCGACACGAATCCATCAATGCAGTTGTGGCCCGTAGTAACGGAGTTTGGTCACCTCCCAGAGCTTTCCACatgttttgcatcaggcatatagagtcgAATTTTTTGAGGAAGTTCAAGGCACCGTACCTACAGAAACTTGTCGTCAATATAGGTAACCTTGTT GGCGAGGCTTACACAACCTGGCTAAACCGAATCCCCCGCGAACAGTATACATTGGCATTTGATGGTGGTTACCAATGGGGTCACATGACTACGAACCTCGTGGAATGCATTAACTCAGTCttgaagggtgcacgcaatctACCTATCACTGCACTTGTGAAAGCAATTTTCTACAGACTCAACAAGTTGTTCACTCGAAAAAGAGCCGAGGCGGAGGCTCGGATTACTACCGGCCATGTTTTTTCTGAGCTTGTGACCTCCAAGTTGCATGCAAATCAACTTGCTTCAGGAAAAATCCAGGTGAATTGCTTCGACAGGCAGAATGAGGTCTTTGAAGTGCGTGAGATGCCATGTGGAGTGGAGTATGCCGTCGACCTCCGTCGACAACGATGTGACTGCGGTGAGTTCCACGTGGATCAAATTTCTTGTAGACATGTGTTTGCATGTTGTGCAAATCAACGACTAGATTGGCATGTTTATGTTCATGAGGTGTATAAGATGGACCAAGTTCGACAGGTTTACCGATCCAGGTTTAGGCCATTGGGGAACCCTACTACATGGCATGCTTACAACGGGCCTCGATTTGTACCGAATCCGTACCTGAGACGAGTAACCAAAGGTCGTCTAAGGATGACGCGCTTCTTGAACGAGATGGACACGCGGATGTTATGTTGTCCTAGGATATGTAGGCAATGTGGGGTTGAGGGACACAGCCGTAATAGATGCCGTCAGGCAGGTGGTGCAAGTGCCGGCAATAATGCTCAGTAG
- the LOC112748112 gene encoding tubulin alpha-2 chain-like isoform X1: MRECISIHIGQAGIQVGNACWELYCLEHGIQPDGQMPSDKTVGGGDDAFNTFFSETGAGKHVPRAVFVDLEPTVIDEVRTGTYRQLFHPEQLISGKEDAANNFARGHYTIGKEIVDLCLDRIRKLADNCTGLQGFLVMNAVGGGTGSGLGSLLLERLSVDYGKKSKLGFTVYPSPQVSTSVVEPYNSVLSTHSLLEHTDVAVLLDNEAIYDICRRSLDIERPTYTNLNRLVSQVISSLTASLRFDGALNVDVTEFQTNLVPYPRIHFMLSSYAPVISAEKAYHEQLSVAEITNSAFEPSSMMAKCDPRHGKYMACCLMYRGDVVPKDVNAAVATIKTKRTIQFVDWCPTGFKCGINYQPPTVVPGGDLAKVQRAVCMISNSTSVAEVFSRIDHKFDLMYAKRAFVHWYVGEGMEEGEFSEAREDLAALEKDYEEVGAEAAEDDEGEDGEDY; this comes from the exons ATGAGAGAGTGCATTTCGATCCACATTGGTCAGGCCGGTATCCAGGTCGGAAATGCTTGCTGGGAGCTCTACTGCCTCGAACACGGCATTCAG CCTGATGGCCAGATGCCGAGTGATAAGACTGTTGGGGGAGGTGATGATGCTTTCAACACCTTCTTCAGCGAAACTGGAGCTGGAAAGCATGTACCTCGTGCAGTTTTTGTAGATCTTGAGCCCACTGTCATTGATGAAGTGAGGACTGGCACATACCGCCAACTGTTCCATCCTGAGCAGCTCATTAGCGGAAAGGAGGATGCAGCAAACAACTTTGCTCGTGGCCACTATACCA TTGGGAAAGAGATTGTTGATCTGTGCTTGGACCGTATCAGAAAGCTTGCAGACAACTGCACTGGTCTCCAAGGTTTCCTTGTGATGAATGCTGTGGGTGGGGGTACAGGTTCAGGTCTTGGATCCCTTCTTCTAGAGAGGCTTTCAGTGGACTATGGCAAGAAGTCCAAGCTTGGTTTCACTGTGTATCCCTCCCCACAGGTTTCGACATCTGTTGTTGAGCCCTACAACAGTGTCCTTTCAACCCATTCCCTTTTGGAGCATACTGATGTTGCTGTGCTGCTTGACAATGAAGCAATCTATGATATTTGCAGGCGTTCTCTTGACATTGAACGACCAACCTACACAAACCTTAATCGCCTAGTTTCTCAA GTGATATCATCACTGACTGCTTCTTTGAGGTTTGATGGTGCCTTGAATGTTGATGTTACTGAATTCCAGACTAATTTGGTTCCATACCCCAGGATCCACTTTATGCTTTCATCATATGCACCTGTGATTTCAGCCGAGAAGGCATACCATGAGCAGCTATCAGTTGCAGAAATCACCAATAGTGCATTCGAGCCATCTTCTATGATGGCAAAATGTGATCCACGCCATGGAAAATATATGGCTTGCTGTCTCATGTACAGAGGTGATGTGGTGCCTAAAGATGTCAATGCAGCTGTGGCAACTATTAAGACCAAGCGCACTATTCAATTTGTTGACTGGTGTCCCACTGGATTCAAGTGCGGAATCAACTATCAACCTCCAACTGTTGTTCCAGGAGGTGATCTTGCCAAGGTGCAGAGGGCTGTTTGCATGATCTCAAACTCCACCAGTGTTGCTGAGGTTTTCTCCCGCATTGACCACAAATTTGATCTTATGTATGCGAAGAGGGCCTTTGTTCACTGGTACGTTGGTGAGGGGATGGAGGAGGGTGAGTTCTCTGAGGCTCGTGAAGATCTTGCTGCTCTTGAGAAGGACTATGAGGAGGTTGGTGCAGAGGCTGCAGAAGACGATGAAGGAGAAGATGGAGAGGACTATTGA
- the LOC112748112 gene encoding tubulin alpha-4 chain-like isoform X2, translating into MRECISIHIGQAGIQVGNACWELYCLEHGIQPDGQMPSDKTVGGGDDAFNTFFSETGAGKHVPRAVFVDLEPTVIDEVRTGTYRQLFHPEQLISGKEDAANNFARGHYTIGKEIVDLCLDRIRKLADNCTGLQGFLVMNAVGGGTGSGLGSLLLERLSVDYGKKSKLGFTVYPSPQVSTSVVEPYNSVLSTHSLLEHTDVAVLLDNEAIYDICRRSLDIERPTYTNLNRLVSQVISSLTASLRFDGALNVDVTEFQTNLVPYPRIHFMLSSYAPVISAEKAYHEQLSVAEITNSAFEPSSMMAKCDPRHGKYMACCLMYRGDVVPKDVNAAVATIKTKRTIQFVDWCPTGFKCGINYQPPTVVPGGDLAKVQRAVCMISNSTSVAERVSSLRLVKILLLLRRTMRRLVQRLQKTMKEKMERTIDLEFEVQLISFLNGVLFCYLCLLIFVCSCLLSCPIYWAWSVPVLNSNDLNVALS; encoded by the exons ATGAGAGAGTGCATTTCGATCCACATTGGTCAGGCCGGTATCCAGGTCGGAAATGCTTGCTGGGAGCTCTACTGCCTCGAACACGGCATTCAG CCTGATGGCCAGATGCCGAGTGATAAGACTGTTGGGGGAGGTGATGATGCTTTCAACACCTTCTTCAGCGAAACTGGAGCTGGAAAGCATGTACCTCGTGCAGTTTTTGTAGATCTTGAGCCCACTGTCATTGATGAAGTGAGGACTGGCACATACCGCCAACTGTTCCATCCTGAGCAGCTCATTAGCGGAAAGGAGGATGCAGCAAACAACTTTGCTCGTGGCCACTATACCA TTGGGAAAGAGATTGTTGATCTGTGCTTGGACCGTATCAGAAAGCTTGCAGACAACTGCACTGGTCTCCAAGGTTTCCTTGTGATGAATGCTGTGGGTGGGGGTACAGGTTCAGGTCTTGGATCCCTTCTTCTAGAGAGGCTTTCAGTGGACTATGGCAAGAAGTCCAAGCTTGGTTTCACTGTGTATCCCTCCCCACAGGTTTCGACATCTGTTGTTGAGCCCTACAACAGTGTCCTTTCAACCCATTCCCTTTTGGAGCATACTGATGTTGCTGTGCTGCTTGACAATGAAGCAATCTATGATATTTGCAGGCGTTCTCTTGACATTGAACGACCAACCTACACAAACCTTAATCGCCTAGTTTCTCAA GTGATATCATCACTGACTGCTTCTTTGAGGTTTGATGGTGCCTTGAATGTTGATGTTACTGAATTCCAGACTAATTTGGTTCCATACCCCAGGATCCACTTTATGCTTTCATCATATGCACCTGTGATTTCAGCCGAGAAGGCATACCATGAGCAGCTATCAGTTGCAGAAATCACCAATAGTGCATTCGAGCCATCTTCTATGATGGCAAAATGTGATCCACGCCATGGAAAATATATGGCTTGCTGTCTCATGTACAGAGGTGATGTGGTGCCTAAAGATGTCAATGCAGCTGTGGCAACTATTAAGACCAAGCGCACTATTCAATTTGTTGACTGGTGTCCCACTGGATTCAAGTGCGGAATCAACTATCAACCTCCAACTGTTGTTCCAGGAGGTGATCTTGCCAAGGTGCAGAGGGCTGTTTGCATGATCTCAAACTCCACCAGTGTTGCTGA GAGGGTGAGTTCTCTGAGGCTCGTGAAGATCTTGCTGCTCTTGAGAAGGACTATGAGGAGGTTGGTGCAGAGGCTGCAGAAGACGATGAAGGAGAAGATGGAGAGGACTATTGATTTGGAATTTGAAGTTCAGTTAATTTCTTTTCTCAATGGAGTCTTGTTTTGTTACCTTTGTCTTTTAATCTTTGTATGCTCTTGTTTACTTAGTTGTCCAATCTATTGGGCTTGGTCTGTTCCAGTACTAAACTCTAATGATTTGAATGTGGCTCTTAGCTAA
- the LOC112748115 gene encoding cytochrome c oxidase subunit 6a, mitochondrial-like, with protein MASTLARSTLRTALRGSPRATPPPKRNFASSPHHDDAYETAKWEKITYLGMATCSGLAFYILSKGHPHHEEPPPYPYLHIRNKEFPWGPNGLFEVKDHH; from the exons ATGGCAAGCACCCTCGCGCGGTCCACTCTTAGAACTGCCTTACGAGGAAGCCCTCGTGCCACACCCCCTCCCAAGCGAAACTTCGCATCTTCTCCTCATCACGATGATGCAT ATGAGACGGCCAAGTGGGAGAAGATTACGTATCTAGGCATGGCTACATGCTCaggtttagctttttatattctttcaAAAGGCCACCCGCACCATGAAGAACCTCCT CCATACCCATATTTGCATATCCGCAACAAGGAATTTCCATGGG GTCCAAATGGGCTTTTCGAGGTTAAGGACCACCACTAG
- the LOC112748114 gene encoding uncharacterized protein, with protein MFRSSQRSPRSKGFKVKHAVQICVVLALCIWLVYQFGPSRHKEASISTEVVKLGRKDLTPNVEQPSVVDARHREEEDEEIKHEEQKKPEDVNGVEDESMKQNNNEDNFEHAQDSADQGTEERSENAMMEKENEDHDDKVNKESDTETKESEGNKTEGEDKENRENNEQEKEENKTEGEDKESGEKSEEKNQQENEDNKTEAEDKENGGKSEEKNQQGNEDSKTEAEDKVNVEKSEEKNQQESNDNKTEGEGKESGEKNEEQNQQGNEETKTDNKENEDTNQDRSEAKEQGEQNGEKDSKEEDKQESKATENEKENEKIEEVASSEGRLQDGDIASTAENKENNESVPNVTESVNDSTVTTTNQENSSENQAETENDSQKSSNTAGSDEQQQNNPSGDNANTEVEETSQTKTEDSKSDASRQQADSASTDSSGTHETNAANGEYKDTSGSSAEGENHGNNSSQEGVTVNKDAGQNQEVQLTSTDASSEEKKDESSRSENGAESGENDNTSSAQTNTNGDDGSANDNTNTNQTNYSEQNTEGSTNSESSNNAGQNNSDGNENGGDSHDVPVNTSDSSSSEKKDASSENNSADGIKVENENNVEKKSENEEGTQQESGESQKEKDESANTDDHGNSQQNGQGNSDSSNSQSAA; from the coding sequence ATGTTCAGGTCATCTCAGAGGAGCCCGAGATCCAAGGGCTTCAAGGTGAAGCATGCTGTACAAATATGTGTTGTGCTAGCCCTTTGCATCTGGCTGGTTTATCAATTCGGACCCAGCCGCCACAAGGAAGCATCTATTAGCACTGAGGTTGTCAAGTTAGGGAGGAAGGACCTCACCCCTAATGTGGAGCAACCTTCTGTTGTAGATGCAAGGCATAGAgaggaagaggatgaagaaatcaAGCATGAAGAGCAAAAAAAACCAGAAGATGTTAATGGTGTGGAAGATGAAAGCATGAAGCAGAATAACAATGAAGACAATTTTGAGCACGCACAGGATTCAGCAGATCAAGGGACTGAAGAGAGATCCGAAAATGCTATGATGGAAAAGGAAAATGAGGATCATGACGATAAGGTAAACAAGGAGAGTGATACTGAAACGAAGGAGAGTGAGGGTAACAAAACTGAGGGGGAGgacaaagaaaatagagagaacaatgagcaagagaaagaagagaacaaaactgAAGGAGAGGACAAAGAAAGTGGAGAGAAGAGTGAGGAAAAGAAtcaacaagagaatgaagataataAAACTGAGGCGGAGGACAAAGAAAATGGAGGGAAAAGTGAGGAAAAGAATCAGCAAGGGAATGAAGATAGCAAAACTGAGGCGGAGGACAAAGTAAATGTAGAGAAAAGTGAGGAAAAGAATCAGCAAGAGAGCAACGATAACAAAACTGAGGGAGAGGGCAAAGAAAGTGGAGAGAAGAATGAGGAACAGAATCAACAAGGAAATGAAGAGACAAAGACAGACAATAAGGAGAATGAAGATACCAACCAAGACAGAAGTGAAGCTAAAGAACAGGGGGAGCAAAATGGAGAGAAAGATAGCAAAGAAGAAGACAAGCAGGAAAGCAAAGcaacagaaaatgaaaaagagaatgaaaagattGAGGAGGTGGCTTCATCTGAAGGTAGGCTGCAAGATGGGGATATTGCCTCCACTgctgaaaacaaagaaaacaatgaGTCAGTCCCAAATGTAACAGAATCAGTGAATGACTCTACTGTTACAACAACCAACCAAGAAAACAGTAGCGAGAATCAGGCTGAGACAGAAAATGATTCACAGAAGAGTTCCAATACTGCTGGGTCAGATGAGCAGCAGCAGAATAATCCCTCAGGAGACAATGCAAACACCGAGGTGGAGGAAACCAGCCAGACGAAAACCGAAGATTCTAAGTCAGATGCGTCAAGGCAACAAGCTGATTCCGCTTCAACAGATTCATCAGGAACTCATGAGACCAATGCGGCTAACGGCGAATACAAGGACACCTCCGGAAGTTCTGCTGAGGGTGAAAACCACGGCAACAATTCCAGCCAAGAAGGGGTAACTGTGAACAAAGATGCTGGCCAAAACCAAGAGGTTCAGCTCACTTCCACTGATGCTTCATCCGAAGAGAAAAAGGATGAATCCTCCAGGTCAGAGAATGGCGCAGAGTCCGGGGAGAATGACAACACCAGTTCTGCTCAGACCAACACGAACGGTGATGACGGAAGTGCTAATGACAACACAAATACTAACCAAACTAACTACTCCGAACAAAACACAGAAGGATCAACAAATTCCGAAAGTAGTAACAATGCTGGGCAGAATAACTCAGATGGCAATGAAAACGGAGGTGATAGTCATGATGTGCCAGTAAATACTTCTGATTCTTCCAGTTCTGAGAAGAAAGACGCATCCTCTGAGAATAATAGTGCTGACGGAATCAAGGTTGAGAATGAAAACAATGTTGAGAAGAagagtgaaaatgaagaaggaactcAACAGGAATCAGGGGAATCACAAAAAGAGAAAGATGAGTCAGCAAACACAGATGATCATGGCAACTCTCAGCAGAATGGTCAAGGCAACTCTGATTCTTCAAACTCTCAGAGCGCGGCATAG
- the LOC112748116 gene encoding cysteine desulfurase, mitochondrial-like yields the protein MTSKLLASNLRHHLTRSARILFRRQPLSTATAAAPDSPQPYEDAAGITMKGVKISGRPLYLDVQATSPVDPRVLDAMLPFFLSRYGNPHSRTHFYGWESDEAVERARSQVAALIGASPKEIVFTSGATESNNISIKGVMHFYREKKKHVITTQTEHKCVLDSCRHLQQEGFDVTYLPVESDGLVDLEKLRAAIRPDTGLVSVMAVNNEIGVVQPVEEIGKICKEFNVPFHTDAAQALGKIPIDVEKWNVSLMSLSGHKIYGPKGVGALYLRRRPRIRVEPQMNGGGQERGIRSGTVPTPLAVGMGAACELAMKEMQYDEKRISMLQERLLNGIRDRIDGVVVNGSMERRYAGNLNLSFAYVEGESLLMGLKEVAVSSGSACTSASLEPSYVLRALGVDEDMAHTSIRFGIGRFTTEKEIDRAVELTVKQVEKLREMSPLYEMVKEGINIKEIQWAQH from the coding sequence ATGACCTCGAAGCTACTTGCTTCTAATCTCCGTCACCACCTCACAAGATCCGCCCGCATCCTCTTCCGCCGCCAACCGCTTTCAACTGCGACAGCAGCGGCGCCGGACTCGCCCCAACCCTATGAAGACGCCGCGGGAATCACGATGAAAGGGGTGAAAATCTCCGGTAGACCGCTTTACCTGGACGTGCAAGCGACCTCACCGGTGGACCCTCGCGTGCTGGACGCCATGCTCCCCTTCTTCCTTTCTCGCTACGGAAACCCTCACTCTCGAACACACTTCTACGGTTGGGAATCCGATGAGGCTGTTGAGCGAGCACGTTCTCAGGTTGCGGCCCTTATAGGCGCTTCCCCCAAAGAAATAGTGTTTACCTCAGGGGCAACTGAATCCAACAACATCTCCATTAAGGGTGTGATGCATTTCTACAGGGAGAAGAAGAAGCATGTGATTACCACCCAGACGGAGCACAAGTGTGTTCTTGATTCTTGCCGCCACCTTCAGCAGGAGGGTTTTGATGTCACTTATCTTCCCGTTGAGTCTGATGGTTTGGTTGATTTGGAGAAGCTTAGGGCTGCTATTAGGCCTGATACCGGTCTTGTTTCTGTGATGGCTGTCAATAACGAGATTGGGGTGGTTCAACCTGTTGAGGAAATTGGGAAGATTTGCAAGGAATTCAATGTTCCTTTTCACACTGATGCAGCTCAGGCTTTGGGGAAGATTCCTATTGATGTTGAAAAGTGGAATGTGAGTTTGATGTCTCTGAGTGGACATAAGATTTATGGACCTAAAGGTGTTGGGGCTTTGTATCTTAGGAGGCGGCCGAGGATTCGTGTCGAGCCTCAGATGAACGGTGGTGGACAAGAGAGAGGGATTAGGAGTGGGACTGTGCCTACCCCTTTGGCCGTGGGGATGGGTGCAGCTTGTGAGTTGGCAATGAAGGAGATGCAGTATGATGAGAAGAGGATTTCCATGTTGCAGGAGCGGTTGCTTAATGGGATTAGAGACAGGATTGATGGGGTTGTGGTGAATGGAAGCATGGAGAGGCGCTATGCTGGGAATTTGAACTTGTCCTTCGCTTATGTTGAAGGGGAGAGTCTTCTTATGGGGTTGAAGGAGGTTGCTGTATCTAGTGGCAGTGCCTGTACCAGTGCAAGCTTGGAGCCTTCTTATGTGTTGAGAGCATTGGGTGTGGATGAGGACATGGCTCACACTTCCATTAGGTTTGGGATTGGTAGGTTCACCACAGAGAAGGAAATTGATAGGGCGGTTGAACTCACGGTTAAGCAGGTGGAGAAGTTGAGGGAGATGAGTCCACTTTATGAAATGGTGAAGGAAGGTATCAACATCAAAGAGATTCAATGGGCACAGCACTGA